One genomic region from Croceicoccus sp. YJ47 encodes:
- a CDS encoding SGNH/GDSL hydrolase family protein gives MTIRVSVGDNTRASALFKEQAQAAAAASAQSEQDAATRVTLATQQAERAEDEADRAGVEADRSTDAAMEVVAPIKASLSTPQAGEAGVATLAAGARSYGDKLVADAPITGPGRITGFDTWCFVEGGQVEFVLYRDNEDGTFSEVGRRTESTTGQGAACSIVFDVPVEFGDYPVRTAYREVDENALSALEQAGNFKIVGPGVFPASFATADTGASPVRAMVQTQYEQDVQTVTAPAVSSLDQRLLVVEALSAPDPLDIPQPIEPRRIRRAAYDGEPRQYAQTDPITVSTTTNATITGGTVYPRTTDKVAFLGGNWILGTSYPGELYRYNQSVYYGPGEGQGYVGRNPMIEMVVTGSAVEFATQGGAKPFWISIDGVFTNANGYTLSNTDGEPKYVKLAFATPLDQARVKIYFAAGVNYGETRVPAGAFLSDPAPVYSASAIWIGDSITEGTQVSHEFKTFPAIASGRLGVRDYVASGVGATGYVVAPEGRVTFIERINDVLQGIDGGPPDLCVLCGGLNDPYSTQAEQDAFDAAVLDYVTALRAGAPNMTIIGYGPMPTQNGYDPRLSGQEASVHAVMDLFPNCFKASVSDAANHPDWTSWFGLDSNGQFDGTHVMDPGHAHLGELMGEDVKAILL, from the coding sequence ATGACCATTCGAGTGAGCGTTGGCGATAACACGCGGGCATCGGCCTTGTTCAAGGAACAGGCGCAGGCAGCGGCGGCGGCATCCGCACAATCCGAACAGGACGCAGCGACGCGCGTAACCCTCGCCACCCAGCAGGCGGAACGCGCCGAGGATGAAGCCGACCGGGCAGGCGTGGAGGCCGACCGATCGACGGACGCGGCGATGGAGGTGGTTGCGCCCATCAAGGCCAGCCTTTCGACACCGCAGGCCGGGGAAGCAGGGGTGGCCACGCTCGCCGCCGGGGCGCGCAGTTATGGCGACAAGCTGGTGGCCGATGCGCCGATCACCGGGCCGGGCCGGATCACCGGATTCGATACGTGGTGCTTCGTCGAGGGTGGGCAGGTCGAATTCGTCCTGTATCGCGATAATGAGGACGGCACGTTTTCCGAGGTCGGGCGGCGCACCGAATCCACCACGGGCCAAGGCGCGGCATGCAGCATCGTGTTCGACGTTCCGGTCGAGTTCGGCGATTACCCAGTCCGCACGGCCTATCGAGAAGTTGACGAGAATGCGCTTTCGGCTCTCGAACAGGCGGGCAACTTCAAGATCGTGGGGCCGGGCGTGTTCCCCGCGTCCTTCGCCACCGCCGACACGGGCGCATCGCCTGTGCGCGCGATGGTGCAGACGCAATACGAGCAGGACGTGCAGACCGTGACCGCCCCGGCAGTTTCAAGTCTGGATCAGCGCTTGCTGGTCGTCGAAGCGCTCTCCGCGCCCGACCCGCTGGATATTCCGCAACCGATCGAACCCCGCCGCATCCGCCGTGCCGCTTACGATGGCGAGCCGCGCCAGTATGCGCAGACGGACCCGATCACGGTCAGCACCACGACGAACGCGACGATCACCGGCGGAACCGTCTATCCTCGCACCACGGACAAGGTGGCGTTCCTCGGCGGCAACTGGATACTTGGCACCAGTTATCCCGGCGAACTCTACCGCTACAACCAGTCCGTATATTACGGTCCGGGCGAGGGGCAGGGTTATGTCGGGCGCAACCCGATGATCGAAATGGTGGTGACGGGTTCCGCCGTGGAGTTCGCCACCCAAGGGGGCGCGAAGCCGTTCTGGATTTCCATCGACGGCGTGTTCACGAACGCCAACGGCTACACGCTTTCGAATACGGACGGCGAGCCCAAATATGTGAAGCTCGCGTTCGCCACGCCGCTCGATCAGGCGCGGGTCAAAATCTATTTCGCGGCGGGCGTCAATTACGGCGAAACGCGCGTTCCGGCGGGGGCGTTTCTGTCCGATCCTGCGCCGGTCTATTCGGCCAGCGCGATCTGGATCGGAGACAGCATTACCGAAGGCACGCAGGTCAGCCACGAGTTCAAGACGTTCCCGGCCATCGCATCGGGGCGGCTTGGCGTACGCGATTACGTCGCCAGCGGTGTGGGTGCGACCGGATATGTCGTGGCACCGGAAGGGCGTGTGACCTTCATCGAGCGCATCAACGACGTTCTGCAAGGGATCGACGGCGGGCCGCCAGATCTGTGCGTCCTGTGCGGCGGTCTGAACGATCCCTACAGCACGCAGGCAGAGCAGGATGCGTTCGACGCAGCCGTGCTGGACTATGTGACCGCCCTTCGCGCGGGTGCGCCCAACATGACGATCATCGGTTACGGCCCGATGCCGACGCAGAACGGCTATGACCCGCGCCTGTCCGGGCAGGAAGCGTCGGTTCACGCCGTCATGGACCTCTTCCCGAATTGCTTCAAAGCGAGCGTTTCCGACGCCGCCAATCATCCCGATTGGACGAGTTGGTTCGGGCTGGACAGCAACGGGCAGTTCGACGGAACGCACGTCATGGATCCGGGCCATGCTCACCTTGGCGAACTGATGGGCGAGGACGTCAAGGCAATCCTGCTGTGA
- a CDS encoding lysozyme produces the protein MEDLDEAIDEAMSIVVVHAPKASHRQINANGARLIKSFEGKELVAYPDPGTGGKPYTVGYGATVGIDGKPFRLGQTIDDAMADALFAKDIARFEEAVDDLTGGNATDNQFAAMVSLAFNVGKENFEDSTLLRKHRAGDYSGAANEFARWKFANGKVLNGLVRRRAAEAELYRS, from the coding sequence GTGGAGGATCTGGACGAGGCGATCGACGAAGCCATGAGCATCGTCGTGGTCCACGCGCCGAAGGCATCGCATCGCCAGATCAACGCGAACGGCGCGCGTCTCATCAAGTCGTTCGAGGGCAAGGAACTTGTCGCCTACCCGGATCCGGGCACCGGCGGGAAGCCCTACACGGTTGGTTACGGCGCGACCGTGGGCATCGACGGGAAGCCCTTCCGGTTGGGGCAGACAATCGACGACGCAATGGCCGATGCGCTGTTTGCGAAGGATATTGCCCGGTTTGAAGAGGCGGTCGATGACCTGACCGGCGGCAATGCGACCGACAATCAGTTCGCCGCAATGGTGTCGCTAGCGTTCAACGTCGGTAAAGAGAATTTCGAAGATTCGACGCTCCTGCGCAAGCATCGCGCGGGCGACTATTCCGGCGCCGCCAATGAGTTTGCGCGATGGAAATTCGCCAACGGCAAGGTGCTCAACGGGCTGGTTCGCCGCCGCGCCGCCGAAGCCGAGCTGTATCGGTCATGA